The Myxococcales bacterium genome includes the window AACGACGAGTGGACCGCCGTAACCAAAGACCGCAAGAATTCAGCACATTTTGAGCACACCGTCGCAATCACCGATAACGGCCCGTGGGTACTTACACGCATCGATTCTGAGCCCGGAGTGGCAGGCACTCTTGAACCAATCACCTTTTCATAAGTAGTCAAGACCATGAAAGTTCGCGCATCCGTAAAACCAATCTGCCCAAAATGTAAAGTGATCAAGCGCGCCGGCGTGGTGCGGATCATTTGTGTCAATCCACGTCACAAACAGCGCCAAGGGTAGTAGGAGATAGCTATGGCTCGTATTGCAGGTGTCGACCTTCCACGAAACAAACGAATCGAAATCGCCTTGACCTATATCTATGGGCTCGGCCGGCATGCATCAAACTTGGTGCTCTCAGAGGCCGGGATTTCACCTGACAAGCGTTCCGACGATCTCGACGAGAACGATGTCCGCAAGATTCGCGACGCGATCGAAAAGAACTTTCGAGTCGAAGGCGACTTGCGTCGCGACGTGCAGCTTAGCATCAAGCGCTTGATCGACCTCGGCTGTTATCGCGGCTCGCGTCACCGGCGCAACCTGCCGGTTCGCGGCCAACGTACGCATACCAACGCGCGAACCCGTAAGGGCCCTCGTCGTATGGCTGTCAAGAAGCAAGGTTCGGCAACTAAGAAATAGTTAGATATCCATGCGGCGCTGTAAGCCGCAAAGTCTCAAGTGGAGTTGACAGATGGCGCAAGCGAAGACCACCAAACGTAAAGTTAAAAAGAACATCCAAACCGGCGTCGCGCATATTGCGGCAACGTTTAACAACACCATCGTCAGCATCACTGATGTCAGTGGCAATGTGATTTCGTGGTCGTCGTCGGGCTCGTGCGGCTTTAAGGGCTCGCGCAAGTCGACGCCATTCGCGGCACAGCTGGCGGCCGAAGACGCGGCTCGCAAGGCGCTTGAACACGGCGTGCGCACGGTGACCGTCTACATCAAAGGCCCGGGTTCGGGGCGCGAGTCGGCGCTCCGCGCGCTCGCCTCTGCGGGATTTAAGATCAATCTCATTCGCGACGTTACGCCCGTGCCTCACAATGGCTGCCGGCCGCGCAAGCGTCGACGCGTTTAGGTATTTTTTCTAAGCGTTGGCTGTTGGCGCTCTTCCTTTTTCATGAACCCGGAGATTCTCGATGGAACCTAGCCCAGAACAAACCGCATTGATGGCCAAGAACTGGCGAGACCTGATTCGTCCACGCATGCTCGAAATCGAAGAGCGTTCCGAGACCTACGGTAAGTTTAGCTGCGAACCCCTCGAGCGTGGGTTCGCGACGACGCTTGGCACGGCGCTCCGTCGCGTGTTGCTTTCTTCGCTGCAAGGCGCAGCGGTCACGCACATCGCCATCGATGGCGCGCTGCACGAGTTCACGTCGCTGCCTGGCGTCGTCGAAGACGTTACCGATATCATCTTGAATCTCAAAGAGACCCTCTTCAAAGTCGAAGCCGACCGGACCTACCAGGTGCGGCTCGACAAGACGGGCGAAGGCCCGGTTACCGCTTCGGATATCCAATCCGTCGACGGCCTTGTTGTGCTCAACCCTGACCATAAAATCTGCACGCTGTCGCGCGATGGCAAGATTTCGATGGAGCTGACCATTACGACCGGCCGCGGTTACGCCCCTGCCGAGCGCCACTCCGCAGGCATTCCCGTTGGCACCATCGCAATCGATGCGTTGTTTTCGCCAATCAGGAAAGTTAACTTTACCGTCAACAACGCCCGCGTTGGCCAACAGACCGACTACGACAAGTTGACGTTTGAGGTTTGGACCAGCGGCGCGGTTCGGCCAGACGATGCCGTCGCTTTTGCGGCCAAGATTCTCAAAGAACAGCTCAACCTCTTTATCAATTTTGAAGAGATGGCCGAGCCGGTCGAAAGCCCGCGCGATGAGGCGGCTGAGAAACTTAACGAAACCCTATGGCGAACCGTTGATGAGCATATGCTTTCGGTCCGCTCGACTAACTGCTTGCAGGCCGCCAACATCAAGTATATCGGCGAGCTCGTGCAAAAGACCGAGCCGGAGATGCTCAAGACCAAGAACTTCGGCCGCAAGTCGCTCAAGGAAATCAAAGAGCTGTTGTCGAGCATGGGGCTTAGCCTCGGCATGAAACTCGACAATTGGCCGGGGCCGAACCCACTTAAGAAATAGCCTAACATTCAGAAGTAGATAGGTAGACAAGTCATGCGTCATCAGAATTCGGGCCGTCGTCTAGGCCGCAATAGCTCACACCGTAATGCGTTGTTTAACAATTTGGTCACGGCGCTCGTTGCGCGTGGTCAGATTGAGACCACCGAAGCTAAGGCTAAGGAGCTGCGCATGTTCGCAGAGCCCGTGCTGCAAATTGGCATCGATGTATTGCCGCTGATTAACAAGGGCGATAAGGCCACCAAAGAAGAGAAAGCCAAGATCGTGGCGGCCAAGCGCGCCGCTCGAAAAGTGCTTCGTCCGCCGACCGCCCCTCGGGATCTTTCCCCCTCGGCGTTGGCAGCGTGGCGGCTTGAAAACCCAGACGCTATGGCCCGACTTTTTGGCGAAGTCGCGCAAGGCTTGGCCAAGCGCAAAGGCGGCTATACGCGGGTCCTCAAGTCGCGCATCCGCAAAGGCGACGCGGCGTCGATGGCCATTGTTACGCTGGTTGCGTAGGTTGCGCATAAGCTAACGGGCGGCGGTCACGCTGGCCAAATTGTAAGACGCGACGATGGTCGCGTTTTCCGTTTTCGGCAACGCACTGCCAGCGGTCGTTAAAGCACCGAGCAGCCCACGGGGAAAAGGCGGCGGTTTGGTGGCCCCGACCGGCCCTGCCGAGGGAATGTGACAATTCGCGCGCAAGAACGCTTTTTTTACACAGCGTCAGAGGTTTCGCATATAGAGGCCATCATTGGAGGCCTCATGCGACAACTGAGTTTTTTGTTGGTTTCACTCGCGATTCTGGCAGCGTGCCGTAACGATAGCGGTGGCAATCCCCCGCCTCCGGGACCGATCCCTAACGGCGATGACGTTGAGATTTACAAGATTCAAGGTGATCTTGAAGTCGGCTCAGTTATCAATGTTCGTGGCGTGGTTGTCACGGCCGTCGATAATTTTGGCGCGCGCAAAGGCAATATTTGGGTTCAGGAACCAGCCGGCGGCGAACTATCCGGAGTCATGGTCTACGGCGTGAGCCTCGACACCGTGGCGACGCTTTCGGTCGGCGACATCGTCGATGTTGAAAACGCGGTGAAAGATGAGTTTGCGCTTGAGGCGGACACCTCGGGACGCACGACCACTGAGTTGGTGCCGCCTGAGGGCGGGGAGCTGCTCGTGAAGCGAGTTGGCACGGGCGACGCGCTCGCGCCCGCGATCATTGACGCCATCGAAGTGGCCGCGCTCGACGAAGCCGCCCGCGACGCAACCTGGGAAAAATGGGAAGGTGTTTACGTCACCGTCGAAAACATCGCAGCGCAGTCGAGCTTGCGAAGCATTAGCGCGGACGACCCTACCTTTGTGGAGTTTAAGGGCACCGGGGGCCTGCGAATTGATTCCAGCTTGACGGCGTTGCCCGAGTCAGTGGATATCGGCGCGTGCTACGGCTCGGTGACCGGCATCCTCGATTATTTCTTTAACTACAAACTCTTGCCAACATCCGCGGAGGATTTGGTTGCTGGCGATAGCTGCCTGCTGCCAGAAACTGATGCGCAGTGCGATGATGGTCTCGACAACGATGCCAACGGCTTTGCCGACTGCGCGGATTTTAGCTGTGGTAACTCCGGGCTTTGCGCGACGACGATTAGCGCCGTGCAAAGTGGCGACGTGGCAGGTTCGGTTCAGTTCGTCGACGTCGTGGTGACTGCGGTAGAGACAACGCAGGCCGGGGTGCGCAAGGGTATTTGGATCCAAGACCAGGGCGCGGCGGCGCTTAACAATGGCGTCTATGTCTTTAGTTATGCCGGCGGCGCGACCCTGCCAGAGTCCGTGGTTGTGGGCTCGGTGATCGATGTCGTCGGCTTGACCAAGGAATACGTGGCCGCCGATGGCACCGATCCGCTGACGGAAATTACCACCGCCACGATTACGCCCAAAGGCACGACGGTGTCGCCTGCGGTGTTAACCGCCGGCGTATCTATCGACGGCATCACCAATCCGACCACCTCTGAGCAATTTGAGGGCGTACTTGTGACGCTGGCAAATGTGCCGGTGCTCGAAAACGCTTTGACGTTTGGTCAATGGACGGTCGGCACCGCGGAGCTCAGCCTCATGCTCGACGACGTTGCATCCGGCGCCTCGATCGTGCGGCCAGCAGTTGGCGCCTGTTTGGCCTCCGTGACCGGCGTCGTGCACTACAATGCGTTCGACAAAAAAATCTTGCTCCTGCCGCGCAGCCCAGCCGACGTGGTCGCTGGCGGCACCTGTAACTAGCGAGCTGACCGCGAGGGTTGCGCCGCCGGCGTGCGCGCGAGATGTCACAGCCCTGCGATACAAGTCGCGGCATGGTTGGGGATGGTGGGTTGCTCGCGACGACGGTGCTCGTCTTGCTCGCCATGTGCGCGGCCATCCTCGCGCTCGCCGTTGTGGCCCGCAGGTGGGGCATGCCGTGGCTGCGCGGCGTAAGTGAGCGTTTGCATGGCACCTCCGCCGAGCCGGCGCGTATGGTCGTGCTGCAGCGGCTGGCACTGGGGCCACGGCGAAGCCTCGTGCTGATTGCCGTCGACCAGCAGACGCTGCTGCTTGGCGTGGGCGATGGCGGCGTCGCGCTGCTTGCCGAGGTGTCAGCACCGGCACCGGTTAGGGGAGGCAGCGATGGCTGACGTACCGTCGTGGGTGGTGTGGATCGTGGGCCTGGGTGGGGTGGTCTTGCTGACGAGCTTTGCCAAGATGACCGTCGTGCTGGCGCTCTTGCGCAATGCCTTGGGCGCGCCAGGGTGCCGAGCGCGGTTATTACGACGGCCTGGGCCGCCGCCTTGACCATCATCGTCATGGCTCCCATTTTTCTTGTGGCGCGGGAGGCAGCGCCCCAGGCGCAGGCGCGCGCGGGAGACGCTGGCGGGGCGGTCGCAGCCAATTCACGGCAGGACGTCCTGGCGACGGCCGAGGCGGCGCGTGAACCCATGCGGGGTTTTCTAGTCAAGCATGCGGCGGCGGCAGACGTGGAGGTATTTCGCAGGCTGGCCGCCAAAAGCGGTCGTACAAACGTGGCGTCCAATGATTGGTTGGTCGTGGCGCCGGCGTTTGCGCTGACTGAGTTTCGCGAGGCGCTCATGTTGGGCCTGATCCTGATGCTGCCATTTTTGGTCTTGGACGTAGTTGCGGGCGTGGCGCTTTCGATATTGGGGCTGGGAAATGTCGCGGTCGCGTCGGTTGCGCTGCCGCTTAAGCTGATGCTTTTTATTTTTATTGATGGCTGGCGCCTCGTAAGCGAAACGCTCGTCAGCGGGTACTTCCCGTGATGGAGCTGCTCCACGAGGCGTTGGTACTGGCGCTGTGGCTGGTGTTGCCACTGCTAGGGGCGTTGGTCATCGCGGGGTTAGTGTCGACGGGGTTAGGCTGGTGGCTTGGTCATGTCGATACCGCGCTATCAGCAGGGATAAGGTGGGCCTTGGTCTTGGTCGCGATCGCATGGAGCGTGCAATTCGGTGGGGCGCGCGTGGTGGCATTTGCGCGCAAAGCATTTGCGCCGACGCATGTATCGGCCGCGCCGCCCGCCCGCGGCGAGCCACGGCCATGAGCACCGGCATTAACGTCGGGGTGCTTGGGGGTCACTCTCCGTCTGCGCTCATGATGGCGCTCTATGTAGTGCCCGCGTTCGTCGTCAGCGGGCTGCTGATTCCCGTTGTGCCCCGCCTGGGATGGGTTGTGCTGACCGTGGTGGCGTGGGCGTTCGCGGCGGCACTTGGAGCGGAGCTAGGGGTTGAGCTTGACGGGGCCCGCCTGCTGCAGTCGGTGGTGTCGGGGCTGCTGCTTGGATGCGTATGCGCTTTGCCGTGGTTGGTGTTGCAACTCGGGGCGGGGGTGTTTCCGGGGCGACACGCAGTGATGGCAAAAATGCTTGAGGTTGCCGTGCTGTGGGCCTTTGTGGCGGGTGGCGGGTTTCATCGCTGGTCGAAATTACGATCTCCGCCGCACGGGTGGGCTTGGTCCATCAACCCGGAGACGTCGCGCGATGGGTGGCTGCGGCCGCCGTGCATGGGATGTGGCTCGGGGTGTCCGTCGCGGCGATGGCTGCGCTGTTCAGCGTTGCCATCTCAGGGATCGCGCCGAATTTGGATCCCGAGCAGGTGATCGGGGTGAATGGATTCGTCGGGCTAGTCGTGTTGTTGATGTTGGGGCCGGTCATACTCCGCGCCGTAATGGGTGGGAGCGCCGAGGTATTTGGCGGTTGGTCGCGCTTGCGGCGAATTGACGCGTGCGGCCCAGGCCTACCGGCCCCAGCAAAGTATGCTAAGACCCCGAGCGTGCAACGATTTTTCCTGTTGGGGTTAATCGCCGTGTCGCTCCAAGCCAACGTGGCGTGGGCTCAGCCGGTTGCGCAGGCGGATGCGGCGCAAGACGCAAGTGGTTCGCCCGCTGCCACGTACGAAACGGCTCTGGCTAGCGAGCTCGGTCGCCCGGGCGGCCTAACGGCGATACAGGCCGCGGAGCGCGCGCTCAAGGCGAGCCCAGAACTGCGGGCCAAAACGGCCGAGCTGTTGCAAGCGCAGTCGCGGGCCGCGGTCGCTAAACTGTCAAACGTGCCGTACCTGGCGGTGGGCGCGAGCTATACCCGCCTAAGCGATGTCGAAGATCCGCAGTTTGGCCCCGGCATTTCCTTCGAGATTCCAAATCATAGCGCCTCGCTGAGCGCTACGCTGACGCTTCCTATCACCGACTATTTGTTTAAAAATCCACGCTACATTCGCGCCGGCAAGCAGGGGCTAGAGGCGGCGCAGTTTGGTCAAACGGTCTCGCGCTCAGGCATCGTCTTTGCCGCACAGAGCGCCTATTACGAGTGGGTCCGCATCACCTTGCAAGTGGTGGTCGCCGCTCAGCTGGTGGCACAACTCGAGCAGACGCTCAGGCAATTGCGCGCCCAGGCCGATGTCGAGCGCTTGGCCAAGGCCGAGGTGCTAACCTTCGAAGCCGAAATGGCACGCGCCGAACTCGCGCTCGCCCAAGTTAGGAGCCTGGCCGAGATCCGCGAGGCGCAGCTGCGAATTCAAATTGGGGCGTCGCCGTCGGAGGTGTTGCTGATAGGCGAACGGCTAGGCGATGAGGCGGTAGACGGCGAGGACGCGCTGGCGTCGGACGCGTCGGCGTTGACGGCTCGCGCCATGGCGGCGCGCGCGGACGTGGCGGGCATGACGCGCACGATCGCCGCGCAGGAGACGTTGCATAAGGCGCACAAGGCCGACATGCTGCCCAAGCTCGCACTTTTTGGCCAGGCCTCGTACGACAATCCCAACCAACGCATCTTTCCGATGCAAGATAAGTTCACCTCGGCCTGGGCGGTGGGCGCGCGGCTAACCTGGTCGGTTAACGACCTCTTGTTTACGCTGCCAAAGCTGGATGACTCACAAGCAGCACTGAGCGCGCTGCGCGCCAAGCAAGAGCTGCTGGCGCAGGGCGTATCACTTGAGGTTTTGTCGGCTAAAAAGCAACTTGAGCTGGCGCTTGCCTCGCTCGCCACCGCGCAACGCGGCGTCGCGGCAGCCGAAGAGGGTGCGCGGGTGCGGGGGGCGCTGTTTGACGCTGGCCGCGCCACCAGCCTGGAGCTAATTGGCGCACAGACCCAGCTGACGCGCGCGCGCGCCGACGCGATCAACGCGCGCATTGATATTCGCATCGCAAGCGCACAATTTCAAAGGGCCCTGGGCGATGCGCCAACGGGAGTGCAGCCATAGCTGCCGACAAGTTTCGCAGGCACGAGGTCCGTGTGGGGCCGTGAGGAGTCAAATGGTGGGTCAAGCAGAGAAACGATTTGTTGGAGCGGTCGCTGGCGGCCTGATGGCGGCAACGCTTGCCTTGGGTGGGTGTGGCGGCAAAGAAAAGACCAAAGGAGCGAAGGTTGCCGAGGCGGTGGTGCAGGTGGCTACCGTCGCCGTGGCCGAAGCTGATGCGCCGGCCTATATAACGGTCACGGGTACGGTGACTGCGGACCAATCGTCAAACGTCGCGGCGCAGGTGCCGGGCAAGGTGTTGGCCGTGTTGGTTGAGCTGGGGCAGGAGGTCAAGGCCGGGCAGCCGCTCTTGCGGCTCGATACGTCAAATGCGGCGCTGGGTGCCGAGGAGGCGCAAGCGCAGCTGCGAGCCGCGACGGCGCAAAGGGCCAACGGCGAGACCGAATGCGCCAAATCCAAAGAGCTGTTCGACAAAGGCGCCATCTCAAAGTCGCAATACGAGCGCGAGCGCGTGGGATGTATCGCCTTAGATGAAACGCTGGCGGCGGCCACCGCGCGCACCAAGAGCGTTGGCAAGGCGGTAGGCGACGGCGTCATTCGCGCGCCCTTCGCGGGTATCGTAAGTGGCCGGCGCGTCAACGTTGGCGAATGGGTCGCACCAGGCATGGGTCTAATTACGATTGTCGATGAAGAGCCGCTAAAGCTCGAGCTGTCGGTGCCTGAGCTTTACACCGGCAAAGTCGCCAAGGGACAGCCGGTCCAATTTTCCGTGGCCGCGTTCACGGGGCAGCAATTTGCCGCGACCATCGCGCGCATGGGCGGCGAAATTGGACGTCAGACCCGAACGATGACCGTGGAGGCCGATGTGGCGCCGGGGTCGCCCGTTCGCGCCGGCATGTTCGCCGAGGCGCGCATCGTGCTGGGCACTGAGAAACGCGTGATGGTGCCCAAGACGGCCCTGATCAAGCGAGGCATGTCGTGGCGCTTGTTCGTGGTCAATGGTGGGCGCGCCGAAGAGCGCGTCGTCGAGCGCGGCGTCGAGGTGGGGGACCAGGTTGCCATTCAAAGCGGTCTGACCGCTGGCGAACGCGTGATCTCGCCAATTCCCGAGCAAGTGGTGGACGGCGTGACGATTAGCTTTTAACCGCGAATGCCCATGCACGTTCTATCCAGGAGCTCAATATGCAGTGGTTAAGCGCGATTTCGATTCGTCGGCCGGTGTTCGCGTCCGTGCTGATTTTGGCGTTGGTGGTGGTCGGCGCGGTGAGCTACACACGGCTTGGCGTCGATAAGTTCCCAGAGGTAGACTTTCCAATTATTGTCGTAACGACCATCTATCCCGGGGCCTCGCCTACCGCGGTAGAGGCCGACGTGACCGACAAGATCGAGGCGGCGGTCAACACGGTGAGTGGCATCGACACGCTGTCGTCGATCTCGACCGAGGGCGCATCGCTCGTCGTGGTGCAGTTTCAGCTCGAGAAAGACGTCGATGTCGCGGCGCAGGAGCTCCGCGACAAGGTCAGCACGCTGCGCGACCTGCCCAGCTCGGGCGAGCCGGCGACCGTACAAAAACTTGATCCTGGCGCGGCGCCCGTTATCAACTTTGCCGTCCGCGGCCCGAGCGACCGACCCTCCGACATTCGCGAGCTGACGCGCATTGCCGAGACGATAGTTAAGCGTCGCCTTGAGAGCATCGCGGGCGTGGGGCAGGTTCAGGTGATTGGCGGGCAGAAGCGGCAGATCCGCGCCGTCGTCGATCCGGCGCGCCTGCGGGCCTATGGCATCTCGGCGCTAGAGGTGCAGCGTGCGATTGGCATCAGCAATGCGAGCATTCCAGGTGGCCGGCTTGAACTGGGCGCGAAAATTTCGAGCATGCGCATTGACGGCCGCGCCACCTCGCCCGCCGCGCTCGGCGACATTGTCGTGCGGCAAGTCGGCAATACCCCCGTCCGGGTGTCCGACCTGATCGTCGATGGTAAGATTGAGGATACCGTCGACGACCCGACATCGCTAGCCCTGCGCGATGGTCAGCCGACAATCCTGGTATCGGTGACCAAGCAGTCCGGTGCCAACACGATTGAAGTGGTCGACACGGCGAAGGCGACGCTTGCGAGCATCGCGGGCAGCTTGCCCGCCGGATACAGTCTCGATATTGTACGCGACAATTCTGAGCTGGTGCGCACCAGCACGTCCCAGGTGCTCGAGCACTTGGTGGTAGGCAGCCTGCTCGCTGCGCTGGTCGTGCTGATGTTCCTCGGCGATGTGCGGTCGACGATCATTTCGGCAATTGCGATTCCAGTTTCGATTATCGGCAGTTTTCTCCTCATGGCGTGGGCTGGGTATACGCTGAACATGATCACCTTGTTGGCGTTGGCGCTCGCGGTAGGGATTGTGATCGACGACGCGATCGTGGTGCTCGAGAACATCCACCGCTTTATCGAGGAAAAGGGGATGAAGCCGTTTCCGGCCGCCATGGCGGCGACCAAGGAAATTGGCCTAGCGGTGATGGCGACGACCCTGTCGCTGATGGCGGTGTTCTTGCCCGTCGCCTTTATGAGCGGCATCGTGGGACGCTTTTTGTCGTCGTTTGGGCTCACCATGGCGTTTGCCATCCTGGTCTCGATGTTGGTGAGTTTTACGCTGACGCCGATGATGGCGGCGCGCATGCTCAAGCCCCACGATGCGGGGCGGACACCCAACGCGCTGCAGCGGTTTTCCGAGGCGTTCTACCGCCCCATTGAGCGCGTCTATCTCGCGATGCTGAGGTGGTCGATGACGCATCGCTGGGTGATCGTGCTCGTTAGCGTAGGGCTCATGTTCACGGTGCCGACCTTGGCAGGCAAGGCCGGCGCGGGGTTCTTGCCGCAAAATGACGAGGCGCATTTCGAGATCTATATCAAGACCAAGGAAGGTTCTGGCCTTGATGCCACGACCCTAGTCGCCGAGCGCATCGCCCGCCGGACGCGGGCGCTGCCGGGCGTCGCGCATACGTTGGTGACTGTGGGGGCCAATACGCAAGAGCAGCCCAACGTGGCCAATGTGTATGTGCGGCTGGTCGACCCAAACCAGCGCACGCTGTCACAGGATGCGATCATGGAGCTCGCCCGCAAGCGCGTGCTGGGGATGTGCCCGAGGGCACGACCGTTGCCGCTCAGCTCGTCGCCGACTTTTCGGTTGGCACGCAAAACTCGATCGTGGCCTATGTCATAACCGGGCCGGATTTGGACCGCCTCGAGCGCACGGCCATGGCCGTGCTCAAGGAATTTAAGAAGGTGCCGGGCGTGGTGGATGCCGACCAGCGTGGTCGACCCTATGCCAGAAACCACCGTGCGGCCCGATTTTGCGCGGGCCGCGGCGCTCGGCGTGGACGGTGCCGACATTATTGGCTCGTTGCGCCTTTTTATCGCCGGCAATACCGCCTCGACGTTCGAAGATCGCGGCGAGCAATACGATGTGGTCGTGCGCGGGCCGGAGCGCTTTCGCTCGCATATCGAGGCGCTGGCCATGCTGTCGGTACCGTCTCGCACCCTGGGGAGCGTCCCGCTCTCGGACGTCGTCGTAATTGATGCCGGCACCGGGCCGGCGCAAATCAATCGGCTGTCTCGGATGCGCCAGGTCGCAATAACGTCGAATCTGGCCCCGGGGGGCAAGGAAAACGAGGTGATGGCGGCGCTAGGCAAGATTGTCGCAGCGCAAAAACTACCGCCGGGTTACAAGGCTGAACCGTTTGGTCGCTCGCGCGAGTCAGCGAAGGTAGGGGCCGCGTTTGCGTTCGCCTTTTTCCTCGCCTTTGTCTTTATGTACCTCGTGCTAGCCGCCCAGTTTGAATCCTGGGTGCATCCGTTGACGATTCTAATTTGTCTGCCACTGACCGTGCCATTCGCGCTCATGGCGGTCATCCTGTTTGGCATCCAGCTCGACATGTTTTCGATGCTTGGGCTCTTGGTGCTGTTTGGGGTGGTCAAAAAGAACTCGATCTTGCAGATCGACCAGTCCAACCAACTCCGTGCCACCGGCATGCCGCGCTTTGAGGCCATCATGGAGGCCAACCGCAGCCGCCTGCGGCCGATCCTGATGACCACGGTAGCCTTTGTCGCCGGTATGCTCCCGCTGGTATTCTCCCATGGCATTGGCAGCGGCTTCTCGAAGTCGATGGCGAGCATTGTCGTTGGTGGGCAAACGCTTTCGCTGCTGCTCACGTTGCTGGCGACGCCGGTGTTCTATTCGCTCTTTGACGACGCCGGCCTCGCCGTGAAGCGCGTTCTGGGTCAACTATTCCCGCGGCAGGTCATCGACCGTGGCGAGCAGGAGGTGCTGGCGGCGTCAAGCAGCCGGACCAATGAAGGTTAACCGACTCGGTTAGACCAGTGTTTGGGGGCTTCACGCCAGCGCACATGCGCGCCACAGGCAGGGCGGGTGCATCGCCAGCACGACGTAGCTGGCCGGTTTTCTCTGCGCATTCT containing:
- the rpmJ gene encoding 50S ribosomal protein L36 — its product is MKVRASVKPICPKCKVIKRAGVVRIICVNPRHKQRQG
- the rpsM gene encoding 30S ribosomal protein S13 — protein: MARIAGVDLPRNKRIEIALTYIYGLGRHASNLVLSEAGISPDKRSDDLDENDVRKIRDAIEKNFRVEGDLRRDVQLSIKRLIDLGCYRGSRHRRNLPVRGQRTHTNARTRKGPRRMAVKKQGSATKK
- the rpsK gene encoding 30S ribosomal protein S11; translated protein: MAQAKTTKRKVKKNIQTGVAHIAATFNNTIVSITDVSGNVISWSSSGSCGFKGSRKSTPFAAQLAAEDAARKALEHGVRTVTVYIKGPGSGRESALRALASAGFKINLIRDVTPVPHNGCRPRKRRRV
- a CDS encoding DNA-directed RNA polymerase subunit alpha, coding for MEPSPEQTALMAKNWRDLIRPRMLEIEERSETYGKFSCEPLERGFATTLGTALRRVLLSSLQGAAVTHIAIDGALHEFTSLPGVVEDVTDIILNLKETLFKVEADRTYQVRLDKTGEGPVTASDIQSVDGLVVLNPDHKICTLSRDGKISMELTITTGRGYAPAERHSAGIPVGTIAIDALFSPIRKVNFTVNNARVGQQTDYDKLTFEVWTSGAVRPDDAVAFAAKILKEQLNLFINFEEMAEPVESPRDEAAEKLNETLWRTVDEHMLSVRSTNCLQAANIKYIGELVQKTEPEMLKTKNFGRKSLKEIKELLSSMGLSLGMKLDNWPGPNPLKK
- the rplQ gene encoding 50S ribosomal protein L17; the protein is MRHQNSGRRLGRNSSHRNALFNNLVTALVARGQIETTEAKAKELRMFAEPVLQIGIDVLPLINKGDKATKEEKAKIVAAKRAARKVLRPPTAPRDLSPSALAAWRLENPDAMARLFGEVAQGLAKRKGGYTRVLKSRIRKGDAASMAIVTLVA
- a CDS encoding flagellar biosynthetic protein FliO, with protein sequence MVGDGGLLATTVLVLLAMCAAILALAVVARRWGMPWLRGVSERLHGTSAEPARMVVLQRLALGPRRSLVLIAVDQQTLLLGVGDGGVALLAEVSAPAPVRGGSDG
- a CDS encoding TolC family protein; the protein is MQRFFLLGLIAVSLQANVAWAQPVAQADAAQDASGSPAATYETALASELGRPGGLTAIQAAERALKASPELRAKTAELLQAQSRAAVAKLSNVPYLAVGASYTRLSDVEDPQFGPGISFEIPNHSASLSATLTLPITDYLFKNPRYIRAGKQGLEAAQFGQTVSRSGIVFAAQSAYYEWVRITLQVVVAAQLVAQLEQTLRQLRAQADVERLAKAEVLTFEAEMARAELALAQVRSLAEIREAQLRIQIGASPSEVLLIGERLGDEAVDGEDALASDASALTARAMAARADVAGMTRTIAAQETLHKAHKADMLPKLALFGQASYDNPNQRIFPMQDKFTSAWAVGARLTWSVNDLLFTLPKLDDSQAALSALRAKQELLAQGVSLEVLSAKKQLELALASLATAQRGVAAAEEGARVRGALFDAGRATSLELIGAQTQLTRARADAINARIDIRIASAQFQRALGDAPTGVQP
- a CDS encoding efflux RND transporter periplasmic adaptor subunit, translating into MVGQAEKRFVGAVAGGLMAATLALGGCGGKEKTKGAKVAEAVVQVATVAVAEADAPAYITVTGTVTADQSSNVAAQVPGKVLAVLVELGQEVKAGQPLLRLDTSNAALGAEEAQAQLRAATAQRANGETECAKSKELFDKGAISKSQYERERVGCIALDETLAAATARTKSVGKAVGDGVIRAPFAGIVSGRRVNVGEWVAPGMGLITIVDEEPLKLELSVPELYTGKVAKGQPVQFSVAAFTGQQFAATIARMGGEIGRQTRTMTVEADVAPGSPVRAGMFAEARIVLGTEKRVMVPKTALIKRGMSWRLFVVNGGRAEERVVERGVEVGDQVAIQSGLTAGERVISPIPEQVVDGVTISF
- a CDS encoding efflux RND transporter permease subunit; the encoded protein is MQWLSAISIRRPVFASVLILALVVVGAVSYTRLGVDKFPEVDFPIIVVTTIYPGASPTAVEADVTDKIEAAVNTVSGIDTLSSISTEGASLVVVQFQLEKDVDVAAQELRDKVSTLRDLPSSGEPATVQKLDPGAAPVINFAVRGPSDRPSDIRELTRIAETIVKRRLESIAGVGQVQVIGGQKRQIRAVVDPARLRAYGISALEVQRAIGISNASIPGGRLELGAKISSMRIDGRATSPAALGDIVVRQVGNTPVRVSDLIVDGKIEDTVDDPTSLALRDGQPTILVSVTKQSGANTIEVVDTAKATLASIAGSLPAGYSLDIVRDNSELVRTSTSQVLEHLVVGSLLAALVVLMFLGDVRSTIISAIAIPVSIIGSFLLMAWAGYTLNMITLLALALAVGIVIDDAIVVLENIHRFIEEKGMKPFPAAMAATKEIGLAVMATTLSLMAVFLPVAFMSGIVGRFLSSFGLTMAFAILVSMLVSFTLTPMMAARMLKPHDAGRTPNALQRFSEAFYRPIERVYLAMLRWSMTHRWVIVLVSVGLMFTVPTLAGKAGAGFLPQNDEAHFEIYIKTKEGSGLDATTLVAERIARRTRALPGVAHTLVTVGANTQEQPNVANVYVRLVDPNQRTLSQDAIMELARKRVLGMCPRARPLPLSSSPTFRLARKTRSWPMS
- a CDS encoding efflux RND transporter permease subunit — translated: MPTSVVDPMPETTVRPDFARAAALGVDGADIIGSLRLFIAGNTASTFEDRGEQYDVVVRGPERFRSHIEALAMLSVPSRTLGSVPLSDVVVIDAGTGPAQINRLSRMRQVAITSNLAPGGKENEVMAALGKIVAAQKLPPGYKAEPFGRSRESAKVGAAFAFAFFLAFVFMYLVLAAQFESWVHPLTILICLPLTVPFALMAVILFGIQLDMFSMLGLLVLFGVVKKNSILQIDQSNQLRATGMPRFEAIMEANRSRLRPILMTTVAFVAGMLPLVFSHGIGSGFSKSMASIVVGGQTLSLLLTLLATPVFYSLFDDAGLAVKRVLGQLFPRQVIDRGEQEVLAASSSRTNEG